The DNA sequence CTGCATGATGCGCAGCCCGACATCATCCACCAGGCCTTGCAGGAAAAGATAGATCAAGCGCCAGCGTTTTTGAAAAATGCGCCAGTGGTGGTGAATGTCTCGGCGTTGCCTGTCGATGCGGATTGGGCAAAGCTCCAGCAGGCGATTAGCCGCACCGGTTTGCACGTCGTTGGCGTGTGTGGATGTGAGGATGAGCAACTCCGACAGTCCATCGCTGCGGCCGGCCTTCCGCTATTGCGCGAAGGAAAAGACCGGCGGGTTGCCCCCTCACCCGTACCGGTTGCCGCGCCGGTCAAAACCCGGGTCATCAATACGCCGGTGCGCTCCGGGCAACAAATCTATGCGCGTGAGGCCGATTTAATTGTCACCAGCCATGTGAGCGCCGGAGCCGAAGTGATTGCCGATGGCAATATTCATATTTATGGCATGATGCGCGGCCGCGCACTCGCAGGTGTCTCTGGCGATACCACCAGCCAGATTTTTTGCACCCAGTTGGCCGCAGAATTGGTATCGATAGCTGGTCGCTATTGGCTTAGTGACCAGATACCCGAAAATTATTTTGCAAAGGCGGCTCGCCTGAAACTCAGCCTGCCTGACCATGTACTGACTATACAACCTCTAGATTAGGCCCTTGGAAGGAATTATTTATGGCACGCATTATCGTTGTTACTTCAGGTAAAGGGGGCGTTGGCAAGACCACTTCAAGCGCGGCCATTGCTACCGGTTTAGCCCAGCAAGGCAAGAAAACGGTGGTTATCGATTTTGATATCGGCCTGCGTAACCTCGACCTGATCATGGGATGTGAGCGCCGGGTCGTCTACGATTTCGTGAATGTTATCCAGAATGACGCCACCCTTAATCAGGCGCTGATAAAAGACAAACGCACCGAGAACCTCTACATTCTGCCTGCCTCACAAACCCGCGACAAAGACGCGCTCACCCGTGAAGGGGTGGAAAAAGTGCTCAATGAGCTGGCGGACATGGAGTTTGAATTCATCATTTGTGACTCCCCGGCAGGTATTGAAACCGGTGCGCTGATGGCGCTCTACTTTGCGGATGAAGCCGTTATTACCACCAACCCTGAAGTCTCATCCGTGCGCGACTCTGACCGTATCTTAGGCATTCTGTCATCGAAATCTCGCCGTGCCGAGCAAGGACTGGAGCCGATTAAGGAGCATTTGCTGCTCACGCGCTACAACCCGGGACGCGTCAGTCGCGGAGACATGCTGAGTATGGAGGATGTGCTGGAGATATTACGTATTCCCCTGATAGGCGTTATCCCAGAAGATCAATCCGTATTGCGCGCCTCCAACCAGGGCGAACCGGTCATTCTGGATAAAGAGGCTGACGCGGGCAAAGCCTATGCCGATACGGTAGACAGACTGCTTGGCGAAGAGAGACCTTATCGCTTTATCGAGGAAGAGAAAAAAGGCTTCCTGAAACGACTTTTTGGGGGGTAAACCATGGCGTTACTCGATTTCTTTCTATCGCGCAAAAAAACCACGGCCAATATCGCCAAGGAGCGGCTGCAAATTATTGTTGCAGAACGCCGCCGGGGAGACAGCGAGCCTCATTACCTCCCCCAGTTAAAACGCGATATTCTGGATGTTATCTGCAAATATGTGCAAATTGACCCAGAAATGGTGACGGTTCAGCTTGAGCAGAAAGGTGATGATATTTCGGTACTGGAACTCAACGTTACCTTGCCGGAAACGGATGAAACGCCGGCATCGCCCTCACCGCAGGCCAAATAAACCGGCCTGCGGCGCACCGCTTACGCCACGTGCATGAAGTAAAACCGCCCCTGCTATAACGGCAGGGGGCGGTTTACACCATGGTGATTTGCACTACTGTTATTTGTACCATGGTTATTGGTACTACGGTTATTGACACTACAGTGGTTAACAGCCAGTGGCCGAATAATCGGCAAGCGTGGCTCTTATCGCCTCGCCGAACAAGCGCCCGCGCCATCCGGTCAGTAATTCAGGCTCCTGCTCCTGGGGTGAGAGTTTCCAGTGCCAGTTCAGCAGGCGATTGATTTGCCGACGGGAGGCCAGCAATTCAGCGGATAGCCCGCTTTGCTGTGCGCAGAGTTGCACCTGAGCCTTGAGAGCTTTGAAAACGCTCTTATACCCGGGCTGATCAATCAAATTATGCACCACCGGTGGATACGCCGATTCACACAATGTCGCTGTTTCCGCGACTAACGCCAGCAGCGTTTTACCATGGTAGCGAATTTCCGGGCCACTCAGTCCCAGCGCATCCAACTCTGCCAACGAACCAGGCAGATAACGGGCGACCTGCCACAAGTGCTCCTCGCGCACAATGAAGTTCACCGCGCTGTCGCGCTCCCGCGCTTTGCTCAGACGCCAGGCGGCCAATTTTTGCAAACAGGCCAAATGGCGGCCTCGCAGTTGCCAGGCATTACCGATCTCGCGGTAGGCGCACTGAGGCATCAGCACATCTTGCCTGCGCTGGCACAATTGCGCGCACTCATCAAGCGCGGCGTCTTGCCAGCCTGACGCGCTAATTTCCATCATCAAGGTTCTGGCGACCGGCAACAGATAAAACACATCAGCCGCCGCATATTGACACTGCCTCTCCGTGAGTGGGCGCGCCAGCCAGTCGGTACGGGACTCGCTTTTATCAAGCGTTATCTGGCGGTAATCCGCCACCAGCGCAGCAAAACCGTACGAAAGCGGTTTACCGAGGAACGCGGCCAGAATTTGGGTATCGATAAACGGTGCAGGCAGGCAGCCAAACGCCTTCAGGCAGACTTCAAGATCTTCGCTACCGGCATGCAGGAATTTTGTCACCTGAGGGTCTTGCAATAACGCCCGCAGCGGCGTCCAGTCGGTAATGGCTAACGGATCGATTAATGACAGATTTTCACCATCATATAGCTGGATCAAGCCCAGTTGCGGATAGTAGGTTCGGGTACGTACAAATTCGGTATCCAGCGCCACATCAGGCACCGCACGCGCCAGCGCGCAGACTGCCGACAATCCTTCATCGGTAGTAATTAACTGATAATTCAAAACAACCTTCTCTTGGTAATGCCCGGATAGGATACCGGAGCAGAAAATAGGTGCGGAAATCGGCCATACCCCATCGGCGGCGACCGTGATGACACGCAATGCTTATTACAAAAAACGCACTTTATCGCCAACAAAGCGCGCGACACAGTGGCGCACGGCATGCGCCACCATACTCGTCATGTCGATGGCAGGCAACTCTCAAGCCACTGACTGTTCATCCCGTTGCTCATTCCGCTGTTCATTCCGTAGCTCACGACGCAAAATTTTCCCGACATTCGATTTGGGCAACTCATCGCGAAACTCAAACAGGCGCGGGACTTTGTAGCCCGTCAAACTACGGCGACAGTGGCTGATAAGCTCATCTTGCGTTAATGACGGATCGCGGCAAACCACGAAAACCTTCACCGCTTCCCCCGTGAGCGCATTGGGTACGCCAATTGCCGCCGCTTCAGAGACTTTCGGATGGCGCGTCACAACCTCTTCTATCTCATTGGGGTAGACGTTAAACCCCGACACCAGAATCATGTCTTTCTTTCTATCAATTATCTTTAAAAAGCCCTGCGCATCTGCCGTGACAACGTCACCGGTTGCCAGCCACCCCTCTTTGAGTACGTCACAGGTCGCCGTCGGTTGCTGCCAATAACCAGACATCACCTGAGGCCCGCGCACCCAGAGCTCACCGGCCTCACCGGGCGCGACGTCCTGCCCATCATCATTGACGATGCGGACATCCGTTGACGGCACCGGCAAGCCGATACTGCCGCTGTAGCGCTGAAGGTCGTAGGGATTACCGGCCACCAGCGGTGCGCTTTCGGTTAACCCATATCCCTCTAGCAAATGGCGACCGGTCAGCTTTTCCCAACGCTCGGCAACTGCTTGCTGCACCGCTGCGCCACCGCCAACCGATAATGTCAGCGAAGAGAAATCAAGCTGATGAAAGGCCGGATTATTCAATAGCGCATTAAACAGCGTGTTGACACCGGTAATGGCGCTGAACGGATGACGGGCCAGCTCCTTAATCATCCCGGGAATATCGCGCGGGTTGGTGATAAGCAGGTTAGTGCCACCCAGTTCAATAAACAGCAGGCAGTTTACCGTTAACGCAAAGATGTGGTAGAGCGGCAATGCCGTCACGACCCTCTCCTGCCCCTCCTTGAGCACCGGCCCATAGGCGGCTTTGGCCTGCATCAGGTTCGCCTGTAAATTGCGATGTGTCAGCATCGCGCCCTTAGCCACGCCGGTCGTGCCGCCGGTATATTGCAAAAAGGCCAAATCCTGATTATTCATCTGCGGTTTTACGTAGGGCATTTTCTTACCCTGTTGGATAACCTGACGAAAAGAGATGGCATCCGGCAGATAATATTTCGGCACCAGCCGTTTGATGTACTTCACCACAAAGTTCACCAACGTGCCTTTGGCAGCCGTCAGTTGGTCGCCCATGCGCGTGAGAATGACATGTTTAATCGGCGTGTTGTACACCACTTTTTCCAGCGTATGGGCAAAGTTGGAGACAATCACAATCGCGGAGGCTCCGCAGTCTTTTAGCTGATGTTCCAGTTCACGCGGGGTGTACAACGGGTTGACATTCACCACCACCAATCCGGCCCTCAGTACGCCAAACAGCGCTACCGGATACTGCAACAGATTGGGCATCATCAGCGCGACACGTTCGCCTTTTTTCAGCTTCAGTTGGTGTTGCAAATACGCGGCAAAGGCGCGACTACGCGCCTCCAACTGGCGAAACGTCATCGCTTCACCCATGTTGATGAAAGCAGGCCTGTCGGCATAACGTGCGACAGCATGCTCAAACAGCTCGATTAGCGAACTATAGCGATCCGGGTTAATCTCTGCCGGGACATCGGCCGGATAACGTGCTAACCAGATTTTTTCCAAAACGTCACTCCCGAGATATTTTTTAAGTGGCATCATGCATCCCAAATTCGAGTGATTTTTAACAATATTTTAACCCATATCCGTCAGGGCAAAATAAACAATCTCTAGGTTGAGAAGACGATCACTTATTTCTCAATGGTTTCTCACCAGGCCATAGTTCAACACAAAAAATAAGGCGACCGGAGCCGCCTGTGCTTTACCACCGGGTGAATAACACCCGACGGGTTAACCGCCTTACTCTGTCACCACCGACTCGACGCGGGCGGGCGCATACCACTGATCCCATCCCGGCCCCCAGGCATGGTGATAACGCCGATCCCACATGGGGTCATAGGCGCGAGGCGGTAGCATCACCTGCTGAACCACACGCCAGCGTTTGTAGCCGCGCACATCGACCACCACATAACGGTATGGCTTGTCGCCAATGTTACCCTGTTCCGCGCCGGTGATCGGCCCTACCACGGTAATGAGCTGATTTTTGACCTCAACGGGGTCAACAAAGCCATTAATATAGGCGATAAAACGGCCCGGAGAAGGCGCATCCAGCTCGGGCCTGCCGCCATCATCAAGCGGCAGGCTGACGATTTCCAGCCGGGTGCGATTGGCGTCATTACGCACCTCCACCACCCGTCCGCCAAAGCGTGATTCCTGGCCGACGAAAACCTTAGGCTCCGTCATCACCCGGCGCAAATCCATCTGCGGCGTGGCCGACGTACCACGGATTTCATCAGGCAGGCTCACGCACCCCGATAAACCCAACACGCTTAACAACAACGCAGCGTAGGCCGCAACGCTCAGGCTACGCCCCAACCTCTTCTGTGAGAACCTATTCAGCATCATCATCCAGCCTCCGTCTGATTATCGTCGATAGCAGGCGTCCGATACCTTCACCTTGCATCGCAACGGTTTCCCGCAGGCCATGTTGCCGATGGCTTGCCTGCCTCGTCGGTTAGACTGTTTTCAACACCAGAAGTTTTTCAACACGCAACATGACATAGCCGTTTATGACACGCTGCATGACATGGGTACTCATGACTAATAGCCGTTATGCGCGGCCAGGCAACTTTTTCCACGCCACTTCGTTGCGCAAATAGCGCGGTTGCGCCAGCTCGACGCTCACCGCCTCACCGCGCTGCCACTGCTGTAGCGCCAGCGGCAACATATCCTGCGCCTGCGGCAGTAACGCTTGCGTCGGCTGCAATCTCAGCCCCGGATGCGAAATTAAATCCGGGTACGTCTGCCAGCCGGTACCGGCTGTCGCCCAGTCATCGTGTAACGCGCTCGCTTGCGCCTGTAATTGCGCAGGAGACAGCACCGCCTCGCTCGACTCACCCTGCCAGCCAGACGCCGTGTCATACTGATACTGCGCCCAGTACACTTCGCCCATCCGGGCATCAATCGCGGCCAGCACCTGTCTGGCACCGGTCAGGCGATGAGCGCCCTGAGCCAGCGTTGCCAATGTGGAGACGCCAAGCATCGGCAAGGACGCGCCCAGCGCCAGCCCTTGCGCAATACCGATACCGATACGCACGCCGGTAAAGCTGCCGGGGCCGCGCCCAAATGCCAGCGCATCCAGTTGTTTGAGCGTAATGCCGTGCTCAGACAAAACCTGTTGCACCATCGGGAGCACGCGCTGGGTATGCTCGCGCGGGCAAATTTCAAACAGGGAATAGATTTCACCATCATTCCACAGCGCAACCGAACAGGCTTCTGTCGCCGTATCAAGCGCTAAAATTCGCGTAGACATGCCAACCTCAGGCAGGAAAGATTTCAACGGCGCGCATGATAACAGCACGCGCCGGTAAGCGTCACGGCTTGTGCATGAGAAAATCCATTGCCCGTTGCAAATCGCGGGTACGCGGCGCAGGCGGCAGGCTGTTAAGAAACACTTCGCCATAAGGACGGCTGACTAACCGGTCATCACAAATGACCAGAACGCCCCGGTCTGTTACATCGCGAATTAACCGCCCGACGCCTTGCTTTAAGGTAATCACCGCATCCGGCAATTGCACATCGTCAAACGGGTCATTGCCGCGCAAACGGCAATCCTCCATGCGCGCCTTGAGTAACGGGTCATCTGGCGAGGTAAACGGCAATTTATCGATTATCACGCATGAAAGCGCGTCACCTCGCACATCCACCCCTTCCCAAAAACTGCCGGTAGCCACCAGCAAGGCATTGCCGGCAGATAAAAATTGAGCCAGTAACTGCGGTTTGCCGGTCTCCCCTTGCACCAGCACCGGTAGCGTCAATTGCGCACGGAACTCGGCGGCCAGCTCGCGCATCATTTGATGTGAGGTACACAACATAAAACAGCGCCCCCGGTTAGCCTCTATCAGCGGGCGCAGCAGCGTCACCAGTTTACCGGCCGCATCCGGGCGAAGATATTGCGGTAAATGACGCGGCACGCACAGCAAGGCCTGACGAGCGTAATCAAACGGGCTCGGCAACAGCAACGTCTCGGCCTGTTCAAGGCCAAGGCGCTCGGTAAAATGGGTCAGGTTGTCATTAACCGACAGCGTAGCGGAGGTGAAAATCCAGCAAGCCGGTTTATCTTTCATCACCTCACGAAACTTATCTGCGACGGACAGTGGCGTCAGCGCCAGCACGAAGTGGCGGGCATTGCACTCGTACCAATAGCTGTAACCCGGTTGCTCCACCTCACGCAGACGCTTTAGCCGGGCACGGTAGACGCTGGCGCGCTCAAAAGCGGCATCCAGCAATGCCGAACGCCCAAGTGAAAGTTTGGCCACGTCAACGCACAGCTCCAGCGCATCATCCAGGAGCGTCAGCGCGCGCTGCAATCCGCTCTCGGTTATTACCTCGCGAAGATTACCGCGAAAGCCCGGGTCGCCCAGCGCCAGACGAAAATCCTGGGTACTCTGGCTCAAACGGTCGGCGCTTTTCTGCAACTGACTGGCGTCACGAATCTCGGTGCGATAGGCAATAACGATATCTTTTGCCAAGTCCAGCAACTGGCGGCTGGTAAGCTGCTGGCCAAAATACTGGCTGGCGATGTCCGGTATCTGGTGGGCTTCGTCAAAAATCACCACCTCGCTATCGGGGATCAGTTCAGCAAACCCGCTCTCTTTGACCACCATATCCGCCAGATAGAGGTGGTGGTTAACCACGACAACATCCGCATCCAGCGCGCGGCGGCGCGCCTTAACCACAAAGCACTCTTTGTAATTCGGGCAATCGCTGCCAAGACAATTGTCATTGGTGCTGGTCACCAGCGGCCAGACGGCGCTGTCTTCCGCCACTTCGCCACACTGACTGATATCGCCCTCGTCGGTGTGCCCCGACCAGCTTCGTAAGCGCACCAATTCACGCAGCAACTCCGGCCCCAATGCGCCGCCTGCCAGTGACTGCTGCTCCAGCCGTTCAATACACAAATAATTGGCGCGCCCTTTTAACAGCGCCAGCTTGCCAGCGAAACCCAGCGCCTGCGCCACCATCGGCAAATCGCGGCTGTAGAGCTGATCTTGTAACGCTCGCGAGCCGGTAGAAATGATCACTTTCTTACCCGAGCGCAGCGCTGGCGCCAGATACGCATACGTTTTTCCCGTACCCGTACCGGCTTCCACCACCAATGGCCGACGGGCGTGAATAGCCGCGACCACGGCTTTTGCCATCTGTCGCTGCGGCTCTCGAGGCTGGAAACCGGCTATCGCCTGTGCCAGAGCGCCCTCATTCGCGAAATCATCGTTTAAACACTCTGCTGTCACAGCGCCTCTCTTCTCCGGCGGTTCTGAGCCTGATGCTGGTGGAATATCCAGTGGCGGATTATGCCAAGTTGCCGTCACAGACTCCACCTTGCATCACCCCACGCATCGATTTTTCCCCGTTCACGCGACGATCATCTGCGGTTGCAAATATGCTAGTCTGCGTGCTTTTAGCCGCAAACAAGAGAGATGGTATGTCTATCACCCGGATTAATCCTGATGCACGTTGGTCTGATGCCGTTATCTACAACAACACGCTCTATTACACCAGCGTGCCGGAAAACCTCGACGACAATGCCCGCGCGCAAACAGAAAACGCGCTGGCCTCGCTGGATGCCATTCTGCATCAAGCCGGTTCTGATAAAAGCCGCCTGCTGGATGTAACGATTTTTCTGGCGGACAAAGCCGACTTTGCCGAGATGAACGCAGCCTGGGATGCCTGGGTTGTCGCGGGCAGCGCTCCCGTGCGTTGCACGGTTGAAGCTCAACTGATGAACGCCAAATTTAAGGTAGAAATCAAAGCTATCGCCGCCGTTGGTTAATGCAGCACGCCCTCACGCCATAGCGCCTGGCCTATGGCGCGGGGGATATCAACGTGAAGAGCATTGACATGAAAAACATCGACGCGAAGAGCATCGATGTGAGGAGCCTCCAGAAGGTGAAGAAGATTAATTACCGTCGCCCTCGCTGTCGTCGTCTTCAAAGCGCGCCACCACCTGCGCACCCTGATGGTTTTCACGCAGCGCTTGCGCCACTTGTGCTATCGCCTCGCCGCTGCTCATGCCCTGAGCCATAAGCTGCTGTATTTTCTCCACGGCCTGCTGCTGCTGTTCATGTGTCAGTGCCGGAATACCTGCAAACATGCGTTAATCTCCTGAGAATGTTATACCGGAGCGCGCCCACACGGTTTGTGGTACGCTTGCCATCGCTATTATTGATGCCGCCGGTTCAGCATTCAGCTGCCGGTAGACCACCGTTGAGAAACCGTACTCGTACCGCTATGCCAACATCGCCAGTCTATCATGCACTGCCTTATCAGCCCGATGCCCTGTTACAGTTTTTTGGCGCGCTGTCGCACCGGCCCTGGGCCATGTTGCTGCACTCAGGCTTTGCCGACCATCCCCATAACCGTTTTGATATTCTGGTGGCGCAGCCGCGCGTAACCCTGCAAACCGTCGGGGACATCACTACGCTTGCCGATGGTGAAGGCGGCGTACTCGACACCTCATCGTGCGATCCTTTTTCACTGCTACAACAACAGCTTGATGCATTAAAGCTGCGGGTTGAACCACACCCTGACTATCCGTTTCAGGGGGGGGCGCTCGGGTTATTTGGTTACGATTTAGGCCGCCGGGTAGAACAGTTACCGACCCTTGCCGAGCGGGATATTACCCAACCGGATATGGCGGTCGGCCTGTATGACTGGGCGTTAATTGCCGATCATCAGCGCCAACGCCTGACGCTGGTGGCCCACGGTGACGCGCCCGCTCGCCTGGCCTGGTTAATGGCCCAAACCGCACCGCCTGCACACCCTTTTGCGCTCACCGGGGACTGGCACGCGAATATGAGCCGCGAGCAATATGGTGAGAAATTCCGCCAAATTCAGCGCTATTTGCGCGCTGGCGACTGCTACCAGATAAACCTCACGCAGCGTTTTCAGGCCCCCTATCAGGGTGATGAGTGGCAGGCCTTTTTGCATCTTTCACGCGGCAATCGCGCCCCCTTCTCCGCCTTTCTGCGTTTGCCCCAAGGGGCAATACTGAGCGTGTCACCAGAGCGTTTTTTGTGGCTGCATGACCACCACATCCAAACCCGCCCCATCAAAGGTACACTACCCCGTTTGCCACAGGCCGACGACGATGCCCGTCAGGCAGCGAAGCTGGCCGCTTCCGCCAAAGACCAGGCGGAAAACCTGATGATTGTTGACCTGCTTCGTAACGACATTGGCCGGGTGGCAGAGCCGGGCAGCGTTAGTGTGCCGGAGTTATTTGTCGTCGAACCGTTCCCGGCAGTACACCATTTGGTCAGTACCATTGAGGCACGCTTGCCCGCACATCTGCATGCTACCGATTTACTACGCGCCTGCTTTCCGGGCGGTTCAATTACCGGCGCGCCCAAAGTCAGAGCAATGGAGATTATCGAAGAGCTCGAGCCGCACCGACGTAACGCCTACTGTGGCAGTATCGGTTACATCAGCCTGTGCGGTACGATGGACACCAACATTACTATCCGCACGCTTATTGCCGCCAACGGCGTTCTTTCGTGCTGGGCTGGTGGCGGAATTGTGGCCGACAGCAAGGAACAGGCAGAATATCAGGAAACATTCGACAAGCTTGGCCGCATCCTGCCGTTATTAACAGTATCGCCAATACAATAAGCAGGTAGCTCAGTATGCCCGATGCCAGACGATTACTCGCCCATCACCCGGTTTATTCGCCCCACCGCTATAATCTGGAGGCGTTTATTACCCGCTTTCAGCTGCAAACGGCACCGTTTGGGCCAACGACGCAGCATGTTCGCGAGGCGGCGGTTCTGGTGCCGGTTATTCGTCGTGCCGACCCTTGCCTGCTGCTCACAAGGCGTTCAGCGCGACTTCGCAAACACGCCGGTCAGGTTGCCTTTCCCGGTGGCGCGGCTGACCCGCAAGACGGCTCGCTCATCGCCACCGCGCTGCGTGAAGCCCATGAAGAGGTGGACATTCCTCCTGAGTCCGTCGATATTCTCGGCACCCTGCCCGCGTTTGACAGCACCAGCGGTTATCGCGTTACACCGGTGGTGGGCCTGCTGCCAGATACCGTGCGTTTTCGCCCAAACGCCGATGAAGTGGCGGAGCTGTTTGAAATGCCGTTACGCGAAGCATTCACACTACAGCGCTACCATGCGCTGGATATCAAACGTCATCAGCGCACCCATCGTGTTTATCTATCCTGGTATCAACAACAGTTCGTGTGGGGGTTAACCGCAGCAATCATTCGACAATTGGCATTACAGGTTGCGGAGCCACTCAATACACCGGCGCTGCCATAAGTTATTTTTTGCTACAACATAACTTTATTTCATGTGAAAAGGCGAATGTCGTAGCACACTCTTCACTACAATAGCGCAGACAGAGATTTTTATTCTGGAATACGCGTTTATTCTGGAATAACGCCGGTAAGTCGCCCCTGAGTTGCTTCTTCATCAGCCTCGGGGAGCAGATAGGGACATCCGGCGACACAGGCGCTGTTGCCGTCTCTTACATTATCTGTTTTTTACATTATCTGTTTCTTATATTCAGTGTTATACCCACCAACAGGCCATCCCTGAAAGGAGTATCCAGCGTGATAAGCGTATTCGACATGTTTAAAATCGGTATTGGCCCCTCCAGCTCTCATACGGTCGGACCGATGAAAGCCGGTAAGCAATTTGTCGATGAACTGCAACAGCAGGGGCTACTGGCCCGTACAGAGCGCCTTATGGTGGAGGTCTATGGCTCGCTGGCGCTGACGGGTAAAGGCCACCATACCGATATCGCAATTATTCTTGGTCTTGCAGGCAATCAGCCGGATACCGTAGACATCGATGCCATCCCCGCCTTTATCCGCGACGTGGAGACGAACGAGCGCCTGCGGCTGGCGGGCAGCCACGAGGTGGCGTTCCCCCGTGAAGGCGGCATGATTTTTCGTGCCGAGAACCTGCCATTGCATGAAAACGGCATGACGCTGACCGCCTTTGCCGGCGATTTACCGCTATACCGCCAAACCTATTACTCGATTGGCGGCGGTTTTATTGTGGCGGAACCACATTTCGGTCAACAGCCAAGTGCCACGTGCGTAGTCCCGTACCCTTACCGTTCGGCACAGGAGATTCTCGGCCATTGTCAACAGAGCGGTCTGTCCATTTCAGGCATGATGATGCGTAATGAACTGGCGCTGCATAGCCGCGACGAGATAGAGGACTATTTTGCCGCCGTCTGGCACACCATGCGTACCTGTATGGAGAGAGGCATGAATACCGAGGGGGTATTGCCGGGGCCGCTGCGGGTTCCGCGTCGCGCAGCGGCGCTGCGGCGTATGCTGGTGTCGTCAGATAAATTATCCAATGACCCGATGAACGTCGTGGATTGGGTAAATATGTTTGCTCTGGCGGTCAATGAAGAGAATGCCGCCGGTGGCCGCGTCGTCACCGCGCCAACCAATGGCGCATGTGGGATTGTACCGGCCGTGCTGGCCTACTATGACCATTTTATCGAACCGGTCGGGCCCGGTATTTACCTGCGTTATTTCATGGCCGCCGGCGCGATTGGATCGCTGTATAAAATGAATGCGTCTATCTCTGGTGCTGAAGTCGGCTGTCAGGGGGAAGTCGGCGTAGCCTGCTCAATGGCCGCCGCTGGCCTTGCCGAACTGCTCGGCGCCAGCCCGGAACAGGTGTGCGTCGCGGCAGAAATCGGCATGGAGCACAATCTGGGGCTCACCTGTGACCCGGTCGCCGGTCAGGTTCAGGTTCCTTGCATCGAACGCAATGCGATAGCCGCTGTAAAAGCCATCAACGCCACGCGTATGGCGGTTCGCCGCACCACGGAAGCACGGGTGTCTCTCGATAAAGTGATCGAAACCATGTATGAGACCGGTAAAGACATGAATGCCAAATACCGGGAAACATCGCGGGGAGGACTGGCCATTAAAGTGCAGTGTGACTAAGGCGAAAACGCCCCTCAGCTAACGACAGAACGCCTGATACGTGCAGC is a window from the Dickeya lacustris genome containing:
- the minC gene encoding septum site-determining protein MinC, with the translated sequence MPHTPIELKGSNFTLSVVHLHDAQPDIIHQALQEKIDQAPAFLKNAPVVVNVSALPVDADWAKLQQAISRTGLHVVGVCGCEDEQLRQSIAAAGLPLLREGKDRRVAPSPVPVAAPVKTRVINTPVRSGQQIYAREADLIVTSHVSAGAEVIADGNIHIYGMMRGRALAGVSGDTTSQIFCTQLAAELVSIAGRYWLSDQIPENYFAKAARLKLSLPDHVLTIQPLD
- the minD gene encoding septum site-determining protein MinD, encoding MARIIVVTSGKGGVGKTTSSAAIATGLAQQGKKTVVIDFDIGLRNLDLIMGCERRVVYDFVNVIQNDATLNQALIKDKRTENLYILPASQTRDKDALTREGVEKVLNELADMEFEFIICDSPAGIETGALMALYFADEAVITTNPEVSSVRDSDRILGILSSKSRRAEQGLEPIKEHLLLTRYNPGRVSRGDMLSMEDVLEILRIPLIGVIPEDQSVLRASNQGEPVILDKEADAGKAYADTVDRLLGEERPYRFIEEEKKGFLKRLFGG
- the minE gene encoding cell division topological specificity factor MinE, whose translation is MALLDFFLSRKKTTANIAKERLQIIVAERRRGDSEPHYLPQLKRDILDVICKYVQIDPEMVTVQLEQKGDDISVLELNVTLPETDETPASPSPQAK
- the rnd gene encoding ribonuclease D; translated protein: MNYQLITTDEGLSAVCALARAVPDVALDTEFVRTRTYYPQLGLIQLYDGENLSLIDPLAITDWTPLRALLQDPQVTKFLHAGSEDLEVCLKAFGCLPAPFIDTQILAAFLGKPLSYGFAALVADYRQITLDKSESRTDWLARPLTERQCQYAAADVFYLLPVARTLMMEISASGWQDAALDECAQLCQRRQDVLMPQCAYREIGNAWQLRGRHLACLQKLAAWRLSKARERDSAVNFIVREEHLWQVARYLPGSLAELDALGLSGPEIRYHGKTLLALVAETATLCESAYPPVVHNLIDQPGYKSVFKALKAQVQLCAQQSGLSAELLASRRQINRLLNWHWKLSPQEQEPELLTGWRGRLFGEAIRATLADYSATGC
- the fadD gene encoding long-chain-fatty-acid--CoA ligase FadD → MEKIWLARYPADVPAEINPDRYSSLIELFEHAVARYADRPAFINMGEAMTFRQLEARSRAFAAYLQHQLKLKKGERVALMMPNLLQYPVALFGVLRAGLVVVNVNPLYTPRELEHQLKDCGASAIVIVSNFAHTLEKVVYNTPIKHVILTRMGDQLTAAKGTLVNFVVKYIKRLVPKYYLPDAISFRQVIQQGKKMPYVKPQMNNQDLAFLQYTGGTTGVAKGAMLTHRNLQANLMQAKAAYGPVLKEGQERVVTALPLYHIFALTVNCLLFIELGGTNLLITNPRDIPGMIKELARHPFSAITGVNTLFNALLNNPAFHQLDFSSLTLSVGGGAAVQQAVAERWEKLTGRHLLEGYGLTESAPLVAGNPYDLQRYSGSIGLPVPSTDVRIVNDDGQDVAPGEAGELWVRGPQVMSGYWQQPTATCDVLKEGWLATGDVVTADAQGFLKIIDRKKDMILVSGFNVYPNEIEEVVTRHPKVSEAAAIGVPNALTGEAVKVFVVCRDPSLTQDELISHCRRSLTGYKVPRLFEFRDELPKSNVGKILRRELRNEQRNEQRDEQSVA
- a CDS encoding Slp family lipoprotein, which translates into the protein MMLNRFSQKRLGRSLSVAAYAALLLSVLGLSGCVSLPDEIRGTSATPQMDLRRVMTEPKVFVGQESRFGGRVVEVRNDANRTRLEIVSLPLDDGGRPELDAPSPGRFIAYINGFVDPVEVKNQLITVVGPITGAEQGNIGDKPYRYVVVDVRGYKRWRVVQQVMLPPRAYDPMWDRRYHHAWGPGWDQWYAPARVESVVTE
- the tsaB gene encoding tRNA (adenosine(37)-N6)-threonylcarbamoyltransferase complex dimerization subunit type 1 TsaB — encoded protein: MSTRILALDTATEACSVALWNDGEIYSLFEICPREHTQRVLPMVQQVLSEHGITLKQLDALAFGRGPGSFTGVRIGIGIAQGLALGASLPMLGVSTLATLAQGAHRLTGARQVLAAIDARMGEVYWAQYQYDTASGWQGESSEAVLSPAQLQAQASALHDDWATAGTGWQTYPDLISHPGLRLQPTQALLPQAQDMLPLALQQWQRGEAVSVELAQPRYLRNEVAWKKLPGRA